A stretch of DNA from Chloroflexota bacterium:
CCTCCGGCGGTGCGCTGCCGTCGAGCATGCTCGCGTTCATCCAGAGCGGCCGGGCCGCCCTCGAAACGGCCCGCTCGGTCCTGGCCGCCAGCCCGAGCGGCGTTCCGCTCACATCGGTCATGCTGCTCGCGCCGATCCCGCGTTCGAGCCGAAACCTGCTCTGCCTCGGCCTCAACTACCGCGCACACGCGGCCGAGGGCGCGGCCCTCTTCGGCGCGCCGGTCGCGGAGCCGGCCTTCCCGATGTTCTTCACCAAGGCCCCGACGAGCGTCATCGGCCCTGGCGAGACCATCGAGATCGACACGTCGCTGACCAGCGAGCCGGACTGGGAAGTTGAGCTGGCGGTGGTGATCGGCCCCGGCGGTCGAGACATCGCGAAGGCGGATGCCTGGAGGCACGTCTTCGGCTACACCGTCGCCAACGACATCTCGGCGCGCGACCTGCAGTTCCGGCATGGCGGCCAGTTCTTCAAGGGCAAGAGCCTCGACACGTTCTGCCCGCTCGGGCCGTGGATCGTGACGGCCGACGAGTTCGGCGACAACCCGACCCTCAACATCTCGCTCAGGCTGAACGGCGTCGTCAAGCAGGCCTCGAACACCAGCAAGCTGATCTTCGACATCCCGACGACCATCGCCTCGCTCTCCGAAGGCATGACGCTGGAGTCCGGCGACGTCATCCTGACCGGCACGCCGGAGGGTGTCGGCTTCGCCCGGAAGCCGCCCGAGTACCTGAAGAACGGCGACGTGGTCGAATGTGAGATCGAGGGTATCGGCATCCTGCGGAATCCGGTCCGCGAGAGGAGGCGCGCATGAGCTCGCTTGCCCCGCCGTCCGCTCGCGGCGGTCCGTCGACAGCCACGGTCTCGGTCGGCATCGCGGCGCTGGTGCTGGCCGGCCTGCTGCTGCTCCCGCGCCTGAGCCACGAATCGGCGGCGCCGGCGGCCACGTCTCGTGCAGCAGCCGGCGGCACGACCGTCTCGCGGACCATCCCGGCCTTCCCCACCAAGCCGGCGGGCATCGTCTGGGACACGGGCCGCGTCAAGCCGAAGGTGTTGCTCCAGCAGCCGCTGGAGCAGTTGCCGCCCGACGCGCCGTACACCTTCCGCGTGACCGAGCTGGAGATGGAGCCGGGCGCGACGATCTTCGAGCATCGGCAGATCGGCGTCGGCGCGCATATCGTGATGCGCGGCGACATCACGATCTCGAACCTCGAAGCGAAGACCGATGCCACCTACCGCCCGGGGCAGGCCTACTTTGAAGGGATGGAGCCGCTGCACTCAGCGCTCAACCCCGGCAAGGAAGCAAATCGCGTCCTGATGTTCGATCTCCTGCCGGCCAGCCGGGGCTTCGACGGACAGCAGCGCTTCACCTCCGAGGGCAAGCACAACGAGGGTGAAGTCCGCTCCGGACCGTACGTGCAGATCCCGCTGACCGACCTGCCGCGGGGTCCGCTGATGCTGCGGGTCACGGACATGGAGTTCGGACCGAAAGCAAAGACCGAGCCGCATGCGCGACTCGGCCCGACGATCTTCTTCGTGCAGGAGGGGACGGCGACGGTTCGGAAGGACTGGGAGAACAGCTCGCAGACCTTTGGGACGAATGGCTACTTCTATGAAAGCGGTCGGGAGCCGTTCATCCTGGAGAACAAGCCGGCTCGGCCAGCGCGCTTCCTGGCCGTCGAGATCCTGCCGGCGAGCGTCGGCAACGGGCCATCGACGGTCCCGTTCGACTGATCGCCTGGGGTGTTGGACGCCACGGCTGTGCGAATGCAGGCGCGTCCGAAGGGGCGCGCGCCGACGTCAGGCGGCCTGCCGTGGCGAGCCGCTACGCCGGGCGCGAGTGGCCAGTCGAGCCGACCGGTCCAGGCGGCTGACCTGCCGCGGCGCTGGGCGGGCTGCCAGCTTCTCGCGGAGCGTGCGCTCCCGCGTGACGCGTCCGACGTTCAGATTGCCCGGCAGCGGCATCGTGCCGGTCTCCATCCAGCGGTGGCACCACATCACGATGCCGATCACGCCTGCCAGAACCATCAGCACCACGGCCGGATCGGAGAGCCAGAGCGCCCCGCCATTGTCCACAAACATCGCTCGTCCCCTTTGCTTTCTGAACGTCGGTCCGCGGAGCGTTGGGATCGCACTCGCGTGAAACTGCCCGTTTCGGTAGGTCACGGCCCGCTGCGTGCGCGCGCTGACAGAATCCCAACGCAGATCGTGTGCCAGACCGCCCGCCGAACCGCGTCCGCGCCGAACGTTTGATCTGAACGTATGTTCGGATATCGACGCGCCGCCGTCAATGGCCCGGCCATCACGCCAGTGTCTCAGTCGAACGCCTGTTCTGGTCATTCGGCCGGGCGGCTGCCCTGGTCGCCCTGGCGGCTGGTCCGCGAGGTCGGGCTGCTCCTGCTGGTGCTGGCCGCCGCGGCCGTTGTGCTGCGCGGCCCGGCCGTTCGCCAGGGGTTCACCATCGACGAGAGCCGCTGGATCGCCACCAGCCGCTACTACTGGATCACCTTCGTGGACCGCGACCTGTTCGGCCCGGCCTGGCAGCCGAACTACATCGTGCTGACTCACCCTCCCGTGGCCCGCTACCTGATCGGCCTCGGGCTGGCGCTCCAGGACTGGACTCCAGAGCAGTTGAACGGACGGTACGACAGCCTCCAGAGTCGGGCCTTCAACGAGCGGGCTGGCAACGTGCCGCAGGCGGACCTACTGGCAGCGGCGCGCCGAGTCACATTCTTGTTCGGGGTGGCGGCGGTCGGCCTGCTGTACGGGATCGCCCGACTCCTGGGCGGGCCGCTGTCAGGGCTGGCAACGGTCGCTCTGGCGCTGGTCAATCCGCTGTTGACCACCATCTGGACCCGCGCACTGGCCGAGTCGATCGTGGCGACCTTCACGCTGCTGACGCTGCTGCTGGCCCTGACGGTCCTTCCACGGGTGGCCGGACTCAGGCGGCTGGCCTGGACGCCCCTGACGGTCGGAGCGTCGCTCGCGCTGGCGACGGCCGCCAAGCTGAACGGCGCGATGGGCGCGGTCGGCCTGGTGCTGTTCGCCCTGGTGCAGCAGGGACTGGCGATTCGCGCGACGGGCCGCACAGCAGGGCTGCGCTCCTGGGTAGACCTGGCCCTGGCGGCCGTGATCCTGTTCGTGATCGCCAACCCGCTGCTCTACCTGAAGCCCGTTGAGCGGGCCTGGGCGCTGGTGGAGCACCGCCAGGACGAGATGCAGTTTCAGCGACAGGTCTTCAGCGATCAGGCCGTGCCGCCCGACCTCATCGCTCGCGTCGAGCGGGTCGGTCGGCGGGCGTTCGGTAGCTGGGGTACGCCTGGAGTGGTGACACCAATCGCTGCCGACGCCCTGCTCGTGCCAGTTGGCGTCGCCCTGCTGGCGTGGCGCGCGTTCCGCTCACTACGCCGCGGGACAGCCGGGCGCGAGCTGCTGCTGCTCTGCTGGTCGCTCGCGACCTACGTCATCGTCACCGTCAACCTGGGCTTCGACTCGTCGCACTACTATGCGCCCATCGTCAGCCTGAACATGATCCTGGGTGGCATCGCCATCGGCGCGGCGGTAGCGCTGGCCAGACGACGCATCGGGGACAGACGGGCAGCCGTGTCCTGACGGCGCGCGATGCGAGCCGAGCCGGACCCGCTCAGTAGACCCAGCTGCCCACCAGGTACAGCGGCAGGCGCACGGCCCACAGCGCCAGCATCAGCCCGATCAGCACCCACGGGGCCGGCGTCTTCGAGAGCCACTCCAGCAGCCAGGATGGCTTCGTCGCGGCCAGTCCGCCGGGGTGCGCCCGCCACCACGCATAGGCGTCAACGGCAACCAGCAGCAGCGCCGCCAGCACCAGGAAGACCGCCAGCGGATGATAGTACAGCGAGCCGGTCAGGTCGCCGTGCATCAGCAAGACCACGGCGCGGGTCAGGCCGCAGCCGGGACACGGCAGTCCGCTCATCAGCTTGAAGATGCACAGTTGCGGACCGTGCAGCACCCAGTCGGGTGGCAACAGTGCGCCAGCCGTCAGCCCGGCCATGCCGATCAGGGCTGGCCGAAACGCCTGCTCGGCGAGCGGGCGCAGAGCGTCTCCCAGCGGCACGCGCGGCACGGCCTCCGCCACCGATACTCCCTCCCGCTCTACCGAGGCGGACTGAGTCGATCCAGGGTCAGCGCCGTCGTTACGCCGTAGAGGATGTGCAGGCCGATGGCCACCACCCGCAGACCCATCGCGGCGCGCGCCGGTCGCTCGTACAGACGCAGGGCGGGCACGATCCGGCCAGGACCGATCAGCCAGACGACGATCCCGGTGATGATGCCGTAAGGGACGGCGGGCGGGCGCAGCCGCAACTGGATCTGGGCGGAGAGTGCGCCCCAGCCGGCCCCGTAGAGCCAGTAGATCCACAGGCCGATCCGCTGCCGGCTCTCCTGCGACAGCTCGCGGTTGAACACTCGGCTGGCCAGCCGCTCGGCCACCTGCTCCTGCGGCGGCAACTGCCGGCCCGTGTCGATGGCCCGCAGGTCGTCAAGCTCGGCCTCATCCAACGAGTCGTCGTCGCGCTGCGCTGGCGACCCGCCCAGCAACCGGCTGGCGGCCTGGAGCCCTGTGGTCATCACCAGCGTGCCGACGAGGCCGGCGGCTACCCCCTTGAGCGTCTGCTGAAACGGGCTCTCGGTCACGGGCCTACGCGGCATCTGGTGCTCCCTCACGGCTGTGGCAGAGATCGGATCGCTGGCTGCGCCCGCACCGCCGTTCGCGGGCGACCCTACTTGCCACGAATCTTACCGGCCGGCGCACACCGGCCGTCAGTCACGCTACCGCCACGTATCGACTTCCCGTCCGCCCGGCCGCACGATCTCGCTGACGGCGAGGAACGGACCGGTCGGCCAGCGCTTGAACGCCTCGTCGCGCCGGAGGGCGTCCGCGATATCGGTCACCTTGTTGTTGCGGACGAACATCGCGTGCTGACTGACGTGGGCGTTGGCCGCCGCCAGCTTTCGGTCGAACCAGGGCGAGATGTCCAGCGTGATGTCGGCCCGATCATCCTCGTTGACGATCCGGTCCACGCCGCCCTTGCCGTCGTTTGCGCACCAGGTGAGCAGCTCCGAGGGCGTCCACGGCGCGAGCGTCCCCAGAGCTGCCAGCACGGCCCGGTGAGTGTAGATGTGCTGCGGATGGCCGTATTCGCCGTTCGAGCCGTGGGTGAGGACGACGTCCGGCCTGAGCTTGCCGATCCGCTCGGCCAGCGCCGCGCAGAACTCGACTGGCCCGGCGTCGATGGCGAGCGCCTCGCCGCCGATCTCCATCCACGGATCGACGAAGTCCAGGAACCAGACGTCGCGCGCCCCGAGCGCCGCCGCCGAGCCGCGCATCTCGACTTCCCGATACTCCCCGAGGCGCGATTTCGGCCCGACGGGCGGCTCGCCGACCTCACCGCCCTCGCCCCGCGTCGTGCAGAGCAGATAGAGGTCGTGCCCCTCGCTCACCAGCTTCGCCAGGTATCCTGCCCCGAACAGCTCATCGTCGGGATGCGCCGAGATCGCCAGTACCGTCGCCACAGATGGCCCTCCGAACGTGCGGCCCTCCGCACGCCTCTCTCAGTGTGCTGCTATCGCTCAGCCGTGCGCGTCCATCGGCGGATGGTTCATCAAAGGGCGGTCCTGCTCGTAGTCGACGTTCAGGCGCAGCGCCGACTCGGCCCGCCCAAGCTCGCGCCCCAGGTAGACGGCGTGGGCGAGCAGCGTCACCAGACCGCGCCGGGCGAGCGTCTGCCCGATCTCTGCGGCGCCGGCTCCTTCGACGACATGCTGAAGCTCATGGCGCTGGTTGTAGTGCTCGACGCGCAGCAGTCCGTTGGGGCGGTCCACGAAGACCAGGAAGTACCCAATCGGATCGTACTCCCAGGCCGACCGCTGGTCGAGCGTCGCCTTGATACGCTCGGCACGGTCCGCGCTCCGCACAGCCTCGCCGTCCTCGGCTCTGGCAGCAGCCGTGCCGACCGACGCGGCCAGCTCGCCCGACCGCGCGATGATCGTGGCCGGATCCAGCTCGCCGATCATATCGACGACCTGGACTCGGCGCTGAAAGGTGCGAAGCTGATCGGGGCGGAGATTCGGCATGAACGGCTCGGGGGCTGTCGAGCCGATGACCCGGTGGTCGGCGTCGAGTCCATTGGCGTGGAGCGCCAGGATCGTCTGTCCGACAGCATGCGGCGTCTCGCGCCCACAGACGACGAGCACGCGCAGCGTCGTCATGCCGGCCACGTTCTGCACCATCCGCTCGATGCCGACGTTCTCCGTGAAGACGCGCCCGGCGATGGCGATCTCCGGGCGGGCCACCAGATCGGCCAGGAGCGACCGGCTGCCGAGCGTGCAGACGGCGACCGGGCTCTCCAGGTTCCCGAACACCACATCTCCTACCAGCGGAGGCGCGGCGTTGGCCGCCGAGGTTGCCGCGGTCTCGCCCGGCTGGCCCGATCTGCTCTCTGACATGCTGTTCCCTTGCTGTGTGGCCGCGGCGCACGCTCCCTTGTCGAAGCCCTTCGAGCGTCGCACCGGCGAGACGTGGCACGAGTCGTGCAACAGAGATGGGGACCATCGTCGACGCCCGGCGGCACGGCGCACGCTGCGCCGAGCTACCACGTGATGGATGCGCCATCCCCACTCTCGGAGTGTAGCGAATGTCTGGCGGAGACGTTGCGGGTATCTCCAGCCCTACCAACGGAGACCATGCGGCCCGATTCGATCGTGTGGCCGACCCGCGCAGCCTGTTCGGCGCCGGGCTGTCCGCTCCGCCGACCGTCGAGCGCCCCGCGCCGGCCCCCAGGACCGCCGAGCGCT
This window harbors:
- a CDS encoding phospholipid carrier-dependent glycosyltransferase; amino-acid sequence: MFGYRRAAVNGPAITPVSQSNACSGHSAGRLPWSPWRLVREVGLLLLVLAAAAVVLRGPAVRQGFTIDESRWIATSRYYWITFVDRDLFGPAWQPNYIVLTHPPVARYLIGLGLALQDWTPEQLNGRYDSLQSRAFNERAGNVPQADLLAAARRVTFLFGVAAVGLLYGIARLLGGPLSGLATVALALVNPLLTTIWTRALAESIVATFTLLTLLLALTVLPRVAGLRRLAWTPLTVGASLALATAAKLNGAMGAVGLVLFALVQQGLAIRATGRTAGLRSWVDLALAAVILFVIANPLLYLKPVERAWALVEHRQDEMQFQRQVFSDQAVPPDLIARVERVGRRAFGSWGTPGVVTPIAADALLVPVGVALLAWRAFRSLRRGTAGRELLLLCWSLATYVIVTVNLGFDSSHYYAPIVSLNMILGGIAIGAAVALARRRIGDRRAAVS
- a CDS encoding PIG-L family deacetylase, whose translation is MATVLAISAHPDDELFGAGYLAKLVSEGHDLYLLCTTRGEGGEVGEPPVGPKSRLGEYREVEMRGSAAALGARDVWFLDFVDPWMEIGGEALAIDAGPVEFCAALAERIGKLRPDVVLTHGSNGEYGHPQHIYTHRAVLAALGTLAPWTPSELLTWCANDGKGGVDRIVNEDDRADITLDISPWFDRKLAAANAHVSQHAMFVRNNKVTDIADALRRDEAFKRWPTGPFLAVSEIVRPGGREVDTWR
- a CDS encoding DUF4346 domain-containing protein, with protein sequence MSESRSGQPGETAATSAANAAPPLVGDVVFGNLESPVAVCTLGSRSLLADLVARPEIAIAGRVFTENVGIERMVQNVAGMTTLRVLVVCGRETPHAVGQTILALHANGLDADHRVIGSTAPEPFMPNLRPDQLRTFQRRVQVVDMIGELDPATIIARSGELAASVGTAAARAEDGEAVRSADRAERIKATLDQRSAWEYDPIGYFLVFVDRPNGLLRVEHYNQRHELQHVVEGAGAAEIGQTLARRGLVTLLAHAVYLGRELGRAESALRLNVDYEQDRPLMNHPPMDAHG
- a CDS encoding fumarylacetoacetate hydrolase family protein; this encodes MRLVTFRAEDGAARLGAVVGEQVVDLATASGGALPSSMLAFIQSGRAALETARSVLAASPSGVPLTSVMLLAPIPRSSRNLLCLGLNYRAHAAEGAALFGAPVAEPAFPMFFTKAPTSVIGPGETIEIDTSLTSEPDWEVELAVVIGPGGRDIAKADAWRHVFGYTVANDISARDLQFRHGGQFFKGKSLDTFCPLGPWIVTADEFGDNPTLNISLRLNGVVKQASNTSKLIFDIPTTIASLSEGMTLESGDVILTGTPEGVGFARKPPEYLKNGDVVECEIEGIGILRNPVRERRRA
- a CDS encoding DUF2752 domain-containing protein, which produces MAEAVPRVPLGDALRPLAEQAFRPALIGMAGLTAGALLPPDWVLHGPQLCIFKLMSGLPCPGCGLTRAVVLLMHGDLTGSLYYHPLAVFLVLAALLLVAVDAYAWWRAHPGGLAATKPSWLLEWLSKTPAPWVLIGLMLALWAVRLPLYLVGSWVY